AATGATGGATGACTCCGCGGCCCCCGGTGGGGAGCAGTACCACCTCTCTCCGGAAGATGGCGCCCTCTGCCCGCCGCGGCTCTCGGGGGCGCAGCGGGGAGGCAACCATTGACTGGAGCCTAACGACCATTATTTCGTCATCATTTGTAACCATGGAGCATGAATTACCTCTTGAAGTCATCAGTGAGGATTTACGACTGGTCAACAAAGGCACGTGATTCCCGAACGCTCTCCCCATATTTGGCCGCATACCTGGCAAAGTACAGTAGGGGCTTCATTGCTTATAATTCATGATTGCATCCATAAATCGTGCAAGCACACAGGATTATAGCGACAAAGATCTACAAATCGAGGCTTTAAAAATCCAAGCAAATGAGCTCCTACTTTGTAAACTCGTTCTCAGGGCGCTATCCAAATGGCTCCGACTATCAGTTACTAAATTATGGGACTAACGGCGCTGTGAACGGCTCCTTCAGAGACCCTGGCACCATGCATTCCGGGTCTTTCGGCTACAACTACAATGGAATGGACCTAACCGTGAACCGCACCAACACCGGCAGCCACTTCCCGGCGGTGCGGGAGGATGCGCGGGGGTTCGGCCAGGACGCCCGCTACAGACAGACGCCCAACAACTGCTCGCTGTCCTCCTCCCAGGATCCGGTGCCGCAGCCGCCGCCGTCGTGCGCCACGGCCAGCCGGGAGCCGCTGGAACTAAAGagcccctctcctccctctgaccGGAGCGCGACCTCGGGCGGCAACAACCTGAACAAAAACACGAGTGCTCATTTCACGGAGATAGAGGACGCCACCGTCGCGTCCGAGACCGAGGAGGGCGCGCACAGCAGCGGCGGCGGAGCCAGCTCTGTTCCGCgggcgcagcagcagcagcagcagcagcagcaccaggacCCCAACgccacctcctccaccccttCATCAAACGATTGCCAATCGCCACAAATATTCCCCTGGATGCGGAAGCTGCACATAAGCCATGGTATATTCACACCTCTTActaatatttatatttgaagGATGTCACGCTCGTAAATCTGTCAGGTGTTGCATGAGTGAGCAGCGTGGTGTGTGGATGGCTGAGGCTGTTTTTTGTGGAGTGCTTGCGGGGGTTTTGTTGGCATCAGATGAAGGTTGCAGACTGGGAGAGAATGCGTGAAGAAAATGTGGATTTGGACGCGTAAATGTTGCAGAAGtaggagagagaagaagctataaaaaaaacaataacagtggagtgtttgttgttgcatgcTTTTCGTGTTTCGTgacgccaaaaaaaaaaacctcacagcCTCATCCTCTTgaggctgttgtgttttttttttttttttgcagttgcagttgctaatttttttttttttgttgcaaaaaaatTCTCTGTAAAATTGTAGATATGACTGGACCAGACGGGAAAA
The genomic region above belongs to Labrus bergylta chromosome 21, fLabBer1.1, whole genome shotgun sequence and contains:
- the hoxb5b gene encoding homeobox protein Hox-B5b, encoding MSSYFVNSFSGRYPNGSDYQLLNYGTNGAVNGSFRDPGTMHSGSFGYNYNGMDLTVNRTNTGSHFPAVREDARGFGQDARYRQTPNNCSLSSSQDPVPQPPPSCATASREPLELKSPSPPSDRSATSGGNNLNKNTSAHFTEIEDATVASETEEGAHSSGGGASSVPRAQQQQQQQQHQDPNATSSTPSSNDCQSPQIFPWMRKLHISHDMTGPDGKRARTAYTRYQTLELEKEFHFNRYLTRRRRIEIAHALCLSERQIKIWFQNRRMKWKKDNKLKSMSLVTGGSAFHN